DNA sequence from the Manihot esculenta cultivar AM560-2 chromosome 11, M.esculenta_v8, whole genome shotgun sequence genome:
GGCTTGTGAGGTCATCCACATCTATATTGCCTTTCAAAATAAATGTAGTATTTAAAGCTaattctaatatatttaattttttttataaaaaataaataattaaatttaattaatatactaattaattattttattaatttaaaatattaaatattttattatttaatatttataatatgtgaaaacttattaattaatcttttaattttataaaaatatttaataattagacTCTTTGTAtataaagtattttaaatttttatgtaatatttaattattaaaattaattaattaataaaatttttaaattaaatatatttttttaaaataaaaaattaattaactagtttttatatattatggaattaaataatattttttttctaataattaatttatgtatGGGCTAGAAAGTGGAAATTCCAATTGACTTAGGCTGCTATTTTTAAATGAAGGTGTGGGCCCAATTCAAAGAGTCGTTAGAATAGAAAATGAAATCTGGTCATCTTTGAAAAAGATCGCTGATTATAACTTttgttaataattaattaacacgCGTAACTGCTAGATTTTCCTCCACCTTTCTCTCTTCatttagtccataattgctACTTAGTTCCTccgattttctatttttttttttcaaattttcaatatttttcaaataaatatcgcatttattcttaaaaattccatttttcttatatatatatataaaataaaatggataaaaatatgagaaaaataaatactgTATCAATAAATAGcaaaaattcattataaatttGTTACTATTGATAACAAAAGGTATTATTGCCGTGTAATCTTGGTTTtcattatattattcataattctatttatgagattaaaatatatagaaGGAAGACAGttgtttcttaattttattattttataatcttGATGAATTGATCTAGATCATTTGAAAGGAAGCATTTTATAGAAAAAGATCGTATCAAAAGACCACCTGTGAGGGATTTCTCTTAACGTCTTatagtttaatattttataatatatatgaatTGACTGCTAACAATTAATAAACCAAAAAGTTGACTGTGATAACTTTCTTCTTCCCTTCCTATGTTCAAATTTGTGAGCGGACACCATGATCAAGGAACTCCAAACTCATTGCACAGTCATCAATTACGTATGCACATTGGATTTCTTCTATATAAGCAGACAAGCCTCCCTCATTCTTGGACGCCATAAACACTCACAGCTTCTCCTTCTTTGTAATTTTATTCACTTGGGGTTAAAAATCTTTTACTTTCCGCTAAAAGATATGGGAAATCTTGGGATCAAGTTGTTTTGTTCTGTTTTCTTAGTAGCTCTTCTCTTGCATGTACTCCCTGCAAGATCTCAAGAAGTTGGTAAGCTTTATTCACCATATTAACACATGCACACAAACTCAAAATTGTATATGTTTAGAGTAATTTTCTGATgataattttgattatttttttttttggatgttCAGAGGACGAGAGAGAATTTGATTATAAGAAATATAGCGAAAAGGGACCAGCTCGATGGGGAGAGATTCATCCAGAATGGGGTGTATGCAGCAATGGATCTATGCAGTCTCCTATTGATTTGCTGCACGAGAGAGTTCATGTAGTTTCTCATTTAGGAAGACTTAACAGAAGCTACAAGCCTTCGAATGCCACTCTTAAGAACAGAGGCCATGATATGATGGTAAGAATTAAAAACaaacatttattaaaaaactatGGCTACAATCATGCATCccttgaaaattaattttctcttttgtgGATGCAGTTGAAATGGGAAACTGGCGCAGGAACTCTTGAAATAAATGGAACTGAATATGTTCTTAAACAATGTCACTGGCACTCTCCTTCTGAGCACACCATCAATGGCAAGAAGTTTGCTTTAGAGCTGCATATGGTTCACGAGAGCCAAGATGGAAAGGCTGCTGTTGTTGGGATTTTGTACACAATAGGAAGGCCAGACTCTTTCTTGTCATCTGTAAGTTCTACATATAAAAGCCACACCATCTCTCTCTTTAATTATTTCTCTAAAGTATATACACTTAATCGTTTTGTTTTCCATCAGCTAACAGACCGTCTGAGATTGGTGGCCGGTACCGGAGAAAATGAGACAATAGCGGGTATAGTTAACCCAAAAGA
Encoded proteins:
- the LOC110627058 gene encoding alpha carbonic anhydrase 7 translates to MGNLGIKLFCSVFLVALLLHVLPARSQEVEDEREFDYKKYSEKGPARWGEIHPEWGVCSNGSMQSPIDLLHERVHVVSHLGRLNRSYKPSNATLKNRGHDMMLKWETGAGTLEINGTEYVLKQCHWHSPSEHTINGKKFALELHMVHESQDGKAAVVGILYTIGRPDSFLSSLTDRLRLVAGTGENETIAGIVNPKEIKIGSRKYYRYMGSLTTPPCTENVIWTIVRKVRTVTKEQVRLLRVAVHDESNTNARPVQLTNGRPVQLYRPDEKEDD